One Mycolicibacterium parafortuitum DNA segment encodes these proteins:
- a CDS encoding PH domain-containing protein, giving the protein MGYPENVLAKDEQVVLHRHPHWGRLTFPAIVLILASAAAAFLAGYVNTLNWEQTAKTIVFGVIAGIWLILIGWLSVWPFLNWWTTHFVITDRRVMYRHGLITRSGIDIPLARINSVEFRHGLVDRIFRTGTLIIESAAQDPLEFQDIPRVEYVHSLLYHEVFDTLGSEESPS; this is encoded by the coding sequence GTGGGCTATCCGGAGAACGTGTTGGCCAAGGACGAACAGGTCGTCCTGCACCGCCACCCGCACTGGGGACGGCTGACGTTCCCCGCGATAGTGCTCATCCTGGCGTCGGCGGCGGCAGCGTTCCTGGCGGGCTACGTCAACACCCTGAACTGGGAGCAGACGGCGAAAACCATCGTGTTCGGCGTCATCGCCGGCATCTGGCTCATCCTCATCGGATGGCTCTCGGTGTGGCCGTTTCTGAACTGGTGGACCACCCATTTCGTGATCACCGACCGCCGCGTCATGTACCGGCACGGGCTGATCACACGGTCCGGCATCGATATCCCGCTGGCGCGCATCAACAGCGTGGAGTTCCGGCACGGACTCGTCGACCGGATCTTTCGCACCGGGACCTTGATCATTGAGTCGGCGGCCCAGGATCCGTTGGAGTTCCAGGACATTCCCCGCGTCGAATACGTGCATTCGCTGCTGTATCACGAAGTCTTCGACACGCTGGGTTCGGAGGAGTCGCCAAGCTGA
- a CDS encoding NAD(P)/FAD-dependent oxidoreductase gives MATQRNPLVIGAGPAGLTAALDLVHRGVIPRVYESSDHVGGLARTPTAGQWRADPGGHRFFTQHEEILDVWKQLLPHDEWLAVPRRSAMLVDGHLVPYPLVGRELLTRLGFRSGIRGAGDLMWSRFRRGMRAVEKEQTFREWGIEEFGKHWYRMFFDGYVRKTWLSDPNNLSSDWANQRIRPIDWRRAGKRGDTDDDVFRYPRLGPGQLWDAAAATLADAGAPPSLNSPVVGLHHDGRQWTIELQNGETATGDAVFSSMPLQLLVHMLKPAPPKHIRAIAATLRHRSLITVAVALSEHRDIPFNWVYTPGADCRVGRVQNYLRWSPALAPEEFTGTYLGLEYFTVPHDDLWRADDQTLRAIVERDLQVLGAGNSSIEQLMIIRSQFAYPIYESGRERNVVRVRDYLRQNQPGLHPIGRNGMHRYDNQDHAMLSALRSVGRYFGENVDPWLVNTDPGYHETGLLRS, from the coding sequence ATGGCTACGCAACGCAACCCTCTGGTCATCGGGGCCGGGCCCGCCGGACTCACCGCAGCGCTCGATCTCGTGCACCGGGGCGTAATCCCGCGGGTCTACGAGTCCTCGGACCACGTCGGCGGTCTGGCCCGCACCCCAACCGCCGGCCAGTGGCGCGCAGACCCCGGCGGGCATCGCTTCTTCACCCAGCACGAAGAGATCCTCGATGTGTGGAAACAGTTACTTCCACACGACGAATGGCTGGCAGTGCCGCGCCGCTCGGCGATGCTCGTAGACGGCCATCTGGTGCCGTACCCGCTCGTCGGCCGGGAGCTGTTGACACGCCTGGGTTTTCGCAGCGGTATCCGCGGCGCCGGCGACTTGATGTGGTCGCGGTTCCGGCGCGGCATGCGAGCCGTTGAAAAGGAACAGACGTTCCGGGAGTGGGGGATCGAAGAGTTCGGCAAGCACTGGTACCGGATGTTCTTCGACGGCTACGTGCGCAAGACCTGGCTCTCCGACCCGAACAATTTGTCCAGCGACTGGGCCAACCAGCGCATCAGGCCGATCGACTGGCGCCGTGCGGGCAAGCGCGGCGACACCGATGACGATGTGTTCCGCTATCCGCGGCTCGGTCCCGGGCAACTCTGGGACGCCGCAGCGGCCACCCTCGCCGACGCCGGCGCCCCACCGTCGCTGAACTCCCCGGTGGTAGGGCTCCACCACGACGGACGCCAGTGGACGATCGAACTGCAGAACGGGGAGACCGCCACAGGGGACGCCGTGTTCTCCAGCATGCCCTTGCAGCTGCTGGTGCACATGTTGAAACCGGCCCCGCCCAAGCACATTCGCGCGATCGCCGCCACGCTGCGGCACCGATCCCTGATCACCGTCGCCGTGGCGCTATCCGAACACCGCGACATCCCGTTCAACTGGGTGTACACCCCCGGCGCCGACTGCCGCGTCGGCCGGGTGCAGAACTACCTGCGGTGGTCACCGGCACTCGCCCCCGAAGAATTCACCGGAACCTATCTGGGGCTCGAATACTTCACGGTGCCCCACGACGACCTGTGGCGCGCCGATGACCAGACCCTGCGCGCGATCGTCGAGAGAGACCTGCAGGTGCTCGGCGCCGGAAACTCGTCGATCGAGCAGCTGATGATCATCAGATCGCAGTTCGCGTACCCGATCTACGAATCCGGCCGGGAACGCAACGTGGTCCGGGTCCGTGACTACCTGCGGCAGAATCAGCCCGGACTGCACCCGATCGGCCGGAACGGTATGCACCGCTACGACAACCAGGACCACGCGATGCTGAGTGCGCTGCGCAGCGTCGGGCGATACTTCGGTGAAAATGTCGACCCTTGGCTGGTCAATACCGATCCTGGCTACCACGAGACCGGGTTGCTCAGAAGCTGA
- a CDS encoding undecaprenyl diphosphate synthase family protein: MKPTHVGLIPDGMRRWADINGVTLAESYRRGSEKVVAILLALRRNHVQTVSVYNLSRANLARPAAELDAVFDASVYFFSTVLPASFDADEYTVRLHGDRSLLPRRYVDAAEALEHAASGDFHINILAAYDAHDELRAAHQRAQQHGCDIAAAFDIPDLDLVIRTTAEPLLSGFLPLQSQYAELVFLSTPLNELTPEHIDDLIAEHRRFPQRRGQ, encoded by the coding sequence ATGAAGCCAACTCACGTCGGCTTGATACCTGACGGCATGCGCCGTTGGGCCGACATAAACGGTGTCACACTCGCGGAGTCCTACCGGCGCGGCTCGGAGAAAGTCGTCGCCATCCTGCTCGCGCTGCGGCGTAACCACGTGCAGACCGTTTCGGTGTATAACCTCAGCCGCGCCAACCTCGCCAGACCCGCCGCAGAGCTAGACGCCGTATTCGACGCCTCCGTGTACTTCTTCTCCACGGTTCTCCCCGCCAGCTTCGACGCTGACGAATACACCGTGCGGCTGCATGGGGACCGGAGTTTGCTCCCGCGCCGCTACGTCGACGCGGCCGAAGCCCTCGAGCACGCCGCCAGCGGCGACTTTCACATCAACATCCTCGCCGCCTACGACGCCCACGACGAGCTGCGCGCCGCCCACCAGCGTGCACAACAGCACGGCTGCGACATCGCGGCCGCGTTCGACATCCCCGACCTCGACCTGGTCATTCGCACCACCGCAGAACCCCTGCTCAGCGGGTTCCTGCCGCTGCAGAGCCAGTACGCCGAGCTGGTCTTCCTAAGCACACCTCTCAATGAACTGACCCCCGAACACATCGACGATCTCATCGCCGAGCACCGTCGGTTCCCGCAGCGGCGCGGACAGTAG
- a CDS encoding sugar transferase, translated as MTAVNDRLDVSANIVPIPNKVPSWQRSYSRRLVAIDFVAVVAAVGLAQWMRFGGLGGEVSTFRSLDYAFVSAGIALLWMAALSINNSRSTRIIGSGAEEYRRVWLATLSVFGGVAILSMLFKLEIARGYLMIALPAGLLFLGLLRWLARKAVIRAREKHGRCITRLLVVGSPSAVRDLTTSLVRDAGSEYEVVGACTPGPAQRARIDVPGFGPIPTFGDESNVVGAVTATNSHAVAVTATERLNGRGIRDLSWELEKLDIDLLVAPGVVDIAGPRLQMRPVAGLPLIHVEKPQYHGAKRFQKRLFDIVFSSAVLVFGLPLLIPIAIVIKLTSRGPVFYRSERIGLDGNPFEMIKFRTMVDGADQMVKDLAARNESQGGVLFKIREDPRVTPFGRLLRKYSIDELPQFINVLKRDMSVVGPRPPLAREVKTYDDYAKRRLLVRPGITGLWQVSGRSDLSWEDSVRLDLFYVENWSMVSDLLIAVKTVKAVFTHSGAY; from the coding sequence ATGACTGCGGTAAACGATCGGCTCGACGTCTCAGCAAACATTGTTCCGATCCCGAACAAGGTTCCCTCGTGGCAGCGTAGTTACTCGCGTCGTCTGGTGGCGATTGATTTTGTAGCAGTCGTCGCCGCTGTTGGCCTAGCTCAGTGGATGCGGTTCGGTGGCCTTGGGGGCGAGGTGTCGACCTTCCGCAGCCTCGACTACGCGTTCGTGTCGGCAGGAATCGCCCTTCTGTGGATGGCCGCCTTATCGATTAATAACTCTCGGTCCACAAGGATTATCGGATCTGGTGCTGAAGAGTACCGGCGGGTGTGGCTTGCGACTTTGTCCGTGTTCGGCGGGGTAGCGATCCTGTCGATGTTGTTTAAGCTGGAGATCGCCCGGGGTTATCTAATGATAGCTCTGCCTGCTGGTTTACTGTTCTTGGGCCTACTTCGATGGCTAGCCCGCAAGGCTGTGATTCGCGCCCGCGAGAAGCACGGCCGCTGCATCACTCGGTTATTAGTGGTCGGCAGCCCGTCCGCGGTACGCGATCTGACGACCTCTCTTGTGCGGGATGCGGGTTCTGAATATGAAGTAGTTGGTGCGTGTACACCAGGCCCTGCGCAAAGAGCTCGAATCGACGTCCCCGGTTTCGGTCCGATCCCGACCTTCGGCGACGAGTCGAACGTTGTCGGGGCTGTGACAGCGACCAACAGCCACGCCGTAGCAGTCACCGCTACCGAGCGACTCAATGGACGTGGTATCCGTGACCTCTCCTGGGAGCTTGAGAAGCTTGACATTGATTTGTTAGTTGCGCCCGGCGTGGTCGACATCGCGGGTCCGCGTCTTCAAATGCGCCCGGTGGCTGGATTGCCGCTCATTCATGTGGAGAAGCCGCAGTATCACGGGGCGAAACGCTTTCAGAAGCGATTATTTGATATCGTATTTTCGAGCGCAGTGCTTGTTTTTGGACTCCCACTCCTGATCCCGATCGCGATTGTCATCAAACTTACTAGCCGCGGTCCCGTGTTTTATCGGTCAGAGCGAATCGGGTTGGACGGCAACCCATTCGAAATGATCAAGTTCAGAACGATGGTCGATGGCGCAGATCAAATGGTGAAAGATCTTGCCGCTCGTAATGAGAGTCAAGGCGGGGTGCTTTTCAAGATTCGCGAAGATCCGCGCGTAACGCCGTTCGGACGGCTACTGCGGAAGTACAGTATTGATGAATTGCCGCAATTCATCAATGTGCTTAAGCGAGATATGAGTGTCGTTGGTCCGCGACCACCCCTCGCGCGAGAAGTGAAAACCTACGACGACTACGCCAAGCGGAGGTTGCTTGTCCGCCCGGGAATCACCGGATTGTGGCAGGTCAGCGGACGCTCGGATTTATCCTGGGAGGACTCAGTCCGCCTAGATCTGTTCTATGTCGAAAATTGGTCGATGGTCTCGGACCTTTTGATTGCGGTGAAAACAGTTAAAGCTGTCTTCACCCATTCAGGCGCTTACTGA
- a CDS encoding low molecular weight phosphatase family protein, with the protein MFVCTGNICRSPIAERLALAYSGHWDLPVLSASSAGTRAVVGHPMHEQAALVLMGLGGNPRAFEARQLTPKIAVSADLILTMTAAHRDRVLELVPQRLNRTFTLSEASNLVSAHRAETVADLAVRRPRLAPDERGDIHDPIGQSVDVFEAVGVQIAELLLPVLDFCRRHVTV; encoded by the coding sequence TTGTTTGTTTGCACAGGCAACATCTGTCGGTCGCCGATAGCCGAGCGCTTAGCCCTGGCGTACAGCGGACATTGGGATTTACCCGTCTTGTCTGCATCCAGCGCCGGCACTCGTGCGGTCGTCGGACACCCAATGCACGAGCAGGCTGCGCTAGTACTTATGGGGCTAGGCGGGAACCCCCGTGCGTTCGAAGCGCGGCAACTTACGCCGAAGATTGCCGTGAGCGCCGACTTGATCCTCACGATGACAGCCGCGCACAGGGACCGCGTCCTCGAGCTTGTCCCGCAGCGTCTGAACAGGACCTTTACGCTTAGTGAAGCGTCCAACTTGGTCTCGGCCCATCGCGCCGAGACCGTGGCGGATTTGGCGGTACGCCGACCACGGCTGGCGCCCGACGAACGCGGCGATATCCACGATCCAATTGGGCAGTCGGTCGATGTTTTCGAGGCGGTCGGCGTGCAAATCGCTGAACTACTGCTTCCAGTCCTGGACTTCTGTAGACGTCACGTAACGGTCTGA